One genomic segment of Euzebyales bacterium includes these proteins:
- a CDS encoding DUF4872 domain-containing protein has product MTAHKHLKARIRARMHRTGESYMTARHIVLSARPGNTSDGTADAALDLGGVTPEAATLRVLLTAVGATAPHTGQPWSEAMLFGLTGGVGVAVHTFRYERDDVSTLFVGARRPDIADGMVAGLDRLGIAHTVHETAGARTAATQLRGALTAYGPVAAWVDAATLGTRGMPASWEGGAYHVLAVLGVDDDAGTATLADLTAAPVVVASEQLDAARARIRKQRHRVLAVTAVPDEDVGLDAAVRDAIEACHATLTGGRARAMRIDALDDLAARMVGDGRDGWAQMFPPGRHLWTALTSLHLFVEHYGTGRGLSRPLYAAFLREVASATGVRGADEAAEHYDDLGRQWRALAVAALPDGIDLLAQARRLQDERAALYAASGAGAVQRLSAIWQRLDALGAHAADAFPLDADGAAGLRAELARRMRLIAAAERDAATLLERVADG; this is encoded by the coding sequence ATGACCGCACACAAGCACCTCAAGGCACGGATCCGTGCACGCATGCACCGGACCGGCGAGTCCTACATGACCGCACGTCACATCGTGCTGTCGGCACGCCCCGGCAACACGTCCGACGGCACCGCCGACGCGGCCCTCGATCTGGGCGGCGTCACACCGGAAGCCGCGACGCTGCGCGTGCTCCTCACGGCCGTCGGGGCGACGGCACCCCACACCGGCCAGCCGTGGTCGGAGGCGATGCTGTTCGGCCTGACCGGCGGCGTCGGCGTGGCCGTGCACACGTTCCGGTACGAACGCGACGACGTGTCGACCCTGTTCGTCGGGGCGCGTCGGCCCGACATCGCGGACGGCATGGTCGCCGGCCTCGATCGCCTGGGCATCGCCCACACCGTGCATGAGACAGCGGGCGCCCGTACCGCGGCCACGCAGTTGCGGGGCGCACTGACCGCGTACGGTCCCGTCGCGGCATGGGTGGACGCCGCGACGTTGGGCACCCGCGGGATGCCCGCCTCGTGGGAGGGTGGCGCGTACCACGTGCTCGCCGTCCTGGGCGTCGACGACGACGCGGGCACGGCGACGCTCGCCGACCTGACCGCCGCACCCGTCGTCGTGGCATCCGAGCAACTGGACGCCGCCCGCGCACGCATCCGCAAGCAACGGCACCGGGTCCTCGCCGTCACCGCCGTGCCGGACGAGGACGTCGGGCTCGACGCAGCCGTACGCGACGCGATCGAGGCGTGCCACGCCACGCTCACCGGAGGCCGCGCACGGGCCATGAGGATCGATGCCCTCGACGACCTCGCCGCCCGAATGGTCGGCGACGGCCGTGACGGCTGGGCGCAGATGTTCCCGCCCGGACGCCACCTTTGGACGGCCCTGACGTCGCTGCACCTGTTCGTGGAGCACTACGGCACCGGGAGAGGGTTGTCCCGGCCCCTGTATGCGGCGTTCCTTCGTGAGGTTGCCTCGGCGACAGGTGTGCGCGGAGCCGACGAGGCGGCGGAGCACTACGACGACCTGGGTCGGCAGTGGCGCGCGCTCGCCGTGGCCGCACTGCCGGATGGGATCGACCTGCTGGCGCAGGCCCGACGCCTGCAGGACGAACGCGCCGCGCTGTATGCGGCGTCAGGTGCCGGTGCGGTGCAGCGGCTCTCGGCCATCTGGCAGCGGCTCGACGCCCTCGGCGCCCATGCCGCCGACGCGTTCCCACTGGATGCCGACGGCGCCGCCGGGCTGCGCGCGGAGCTCGCGCGCCGGATGCGGCTGATCGCCGCGGCCGAACGCGATGCGGCCACGCTGCTGGAGCGGGTCGCCGACGGCTGA
- a CDS encoding PHB depolymerase family esterase, whose translation MRQPSADTPRRVQATVIHTERTSDPGPTRVETRSPASDRSTSTIEDTVTTPAGSRRYRLEVPSATATGLIVMLHGCTQDADDFSTGTRMHTLAAGHGMLVAYPEQTNDANPSRCWNWFRAQDQLRGRGEPSIIAELVRTVVADHAIDPDRIFVAGMSAGGAMALVLAAVYPDLFAAVGAHSGLPYRSAHDLSSALQAMKGGGTPSRAARPVPTIVFHGDADRTVHPRNAEHAVAHATAHTSRPLVSVHERTDGGRVSTRRVHHAPDGRVLAEAWTVHGLGHAWSGGDPGGSHTDPKGPHASAEMLRFFADQPGRN comes from the coding sequence GTGCGACAGCCGTCCGCTGACACGCCGCGTCGGGTGCAGGCCACCGTGATCCACACCGAGCGCACATCGGACCCCGGCCCGACACGCGTCGAGACGCGGTCCCCCGCGTCCGACAGGTCCACGTCGACCATCGAGGACACGGTAACGACCCCGGCAGGCAGCAGGCGCTACCGGTTGGAGGTCCCGTCGGCCACCGCCACCGGCCTGATCGTCATGCTCCACGGCTGCACGCAGGATGCTGACGACTTCTCGACCGGCACCCGGATGCACACGCTCGCCGCGGGCCACGGCATGCTCGTCGCGTACCCGGAGCAGACGAACGACGCCAACCCCTCGCGCTGCTGGAACTGGTTCCGGGCGCAGGACCAGCTGCGCGGTCGGGGCGAGCCCTCGATCATCGCCGAGCTCGTCCGCACCGTGGTCGCCGATCACGCGATCGATCCCGACCGCATCTTCGTTGCCGGGATGTCGGCGGGCGGCGCGATGGCGTTGGTGCTGGCGGCGGTCTACCCCGACCTGTTCGCCGCGGTGGGCGCGCACTCCGGGCTGCCGTACCGCAGCGCGCACGACCTGTCGTCCGCGCTGCAGGCGATGAAGGGTGGCGGCACCCCGTCGCGGGCCGCGAGGCCGGTCCCGACGATCGTCTTCCACGGCGACGCGGACCGCACGGTGCACCCCCGCAACGCCGAGCACGCGGTGGCGCACGCCACGGCACACACCTCCCGGCCGTTGGTGAGCGTGCACGAACGAACCGACGGTGGACGCGTGTCCACGCGCCGCGTCCACCACGCGCCCGACGGGCGGGTGCTCGCCGAGGCGTGGACCGTGCACGGCCTCGGCCACGCCTGGTCCGGGGGTGACCCGGGCGGCTCGCACACGGACCCGAAGGGACCGCACGCGTCGGCCGAGATGCTGCGCTTCTTCGCCGATCAACCGGGACGCAACTGA
- a CDS encoding DsbA family protein, whose translation MRTFAITWDYRCPFARNANEFVVDALLGGADWDVTFVPFSLGQVHVADGETPVWDRPADDSGLLALQVGTAVRDIDPQRFPDVHRDLFALRHDLGGNLRDADRLREIVTRHEVDAGAVFTHVADGRALKAVSEAHEAAAAEHDVWGVPTLICGDRAVFVRLMHRSDGDAGTAAATVERLLDLMDGFVDLNEFKHTRIPR comes from the coding sequence ATGCGCACCTTCGCGATCACCTGGGACTACCGCTGCCCGTTCGCCCGCAACGCCAACGAGTTCGTCGTCGACGCCCTGCTCGGCGGCGCCGACTGGGACGTCACCTTCGTGCCGTTCTCACTCGGCCAGGTCCACGTGGCCGACGGCGAGACGCCCGTGTGGGACCGGCCGGCCGACGATTCGGGCCTGCTCGCACTGCAGGTCGGCACCGCGGTGCGCGACATCGACCCGCAGCGGTTCCCGGACGTGCACCGCGACCTGTTCGCGCTGCGCCACGACCTGGGCGGCAACCTGCGCGACGCCGACCGGCTGCGTGAGATCGTGACGCGCCATGAGGTCGACGCCGGCGCGGTCTTCACCCACGTCGCCGACGGCCGGGCGCTCAAAGCGGTCAGCGAGGCGCACGAGGCCGCGGCCGCCGAGCACGACGTGTGGGGCGTGCCGACGCTGATCTGCGGAGACCGCGCAGTCTTCGTCCGCCTGATGCACCGCTCCGACGGTGACGCGGGGACGGCGGCGGCGACGGTCGAGCGCCTGCTCGACCTGATGGACGGCTTCGTCGACCTCAACGAGTTCAAGCACACCCGCATCCCGCGCTGA
- a CDS encoding 1,4-dihydroxy-2-naphthoyl-CoA synthase, which produces MVSELFDPDHWRPVDGFADLDDVTYHRAVDQGTVRVAIDRPEVRNAFRPRTVDQLHRVLDHARQTPDVGCVLLTGNGPSPKDGGWAFCSGGDQRIRGHDGYRYAEGDTAASIDPARRGRLHILEVQRLIRFMPKVVICVVPGWAAGGGHSLHVVADLTIASREHARFKQTDLDVASFDGGFGSAYLAKQVGQKFAREIFFLGNEYSAEDAHRMGMVNAVVDHARLEATALAWAAKVNGKSPTATRMLKLAMNLTDDGLVGQQLFAGEATRLAYMTDEAQEGRDAFLEKRDPDWSSFPYHY; this is translated from the coding sequence ATGGTGTCGGAGCTGTTCGATCCCGATCACTGGCGACCCGTTGACGGGTTCGCCGACCTCGATGACGTGACCTACCACCGCGCGGTCGATCAGGGCACCGTGCGAGTCGCGATCGACCGGCCCGAGGTGCGCAACGCGTTCCGGCCGCGCACGGTCGATCAGTTGCACCGCGTGCTCGACCACGCCCGCCAGACGCCTGACGTCGGCTGCGTCCTGTTGACCGGCAACGGCCCTTCACCGAAGGACGGCGGCTGGGCGTTCTGCTCCGGCGGTGACCAACGCATCCGCGGGCACGACGGGTACCGCTACGCGGAGGGGGACACCGCCGCCTCGATCGATCCGGCCCGGAGGGGGCGCCTGCACATCCTCGAGGTGCAACGTCTGATCCGCTTCATGCCGAAGGTCGTCATCTGCGTCGTGCCCGGATGGGCGGCCGGTGGCGGACACTCGCTGCACGTCGTGGCCGACCTGACGATCGCCAGCCGCGAACACGCTCGCTTCAAGCAGACCGACCTCGACGTCGCGTCGTTCGACGGCGGGTTCGGGTCGGCGTACCTGGCCAAGCAGGTGGGCCAGAAGTTCGCCCGTGAGATCTTCTTCCTCGGCAACGAGTACTCCGCCGAGGATGCCCACCGCATGGGCATGGTCAACGCGGTCGTCGACCACGCCCGGCTCGAGGCCACCGCCCTGGCATGGGCGGCCAAGGTCAACGGCAAGAGCCCGACGGCGACCAGGATGCTCAAGCTCGCGATGAACCTGACCGACGACGGGTTGGTCGGCCAGCAGCTGTTCGCCGGCGAGGCGACACGCCTGGCCTACATGACCGATGAGGCGCAGGAGGGTCGCGACGCCTTCCTCGAGAAGCGCGACCCGGACTGGTCGAGCTTCCCGTACCACTACTGA
- a CDS encoding MMPL family transporter, protein MGEQGGEPAVVSIEADLRDPAAVAALDRFAEDVRQLDSERFARDDDGVVDLDTGLLVAGIVMRSLRSALISVVPILLVVTRLYALMYAWGYSLNLVTATIGAISIGVGIDFAIHLVMRYREELAYRGERESALRAAGEGTGTALVASAVSSIAGFAILAFAPMPLFASYGLLTAVMIALALVATLLVIPPLLWVATARPAPPSSNAHDGRVPVMTS, encoded by the coding sequence GTGGGCGAGCAGGGCGGCGAACCGGCGGTCGTGTCGATCGAGGCGGACCTGCGCGACCCCGCCGCGGTGGCGGCGCTCGACCGGTTCGCCGAGGACGTGCGACAGCTCGACTCGGAGCGGTTCGCCAGGGACGACGACGGGGTGGTCGACCTCGACACGGGCCTGCTGGTCGCGGGGATCGTCATGCGCTCGCTGCGCTCGGCGCTGATCAGCGTCGTGCCGATCCTGCTGGTCGTGACCCGGCTGTACGCGCTGATGTACGCCTGGGGCTACAGCCTCAACCTGGTCACCGCCACGATCGGCGCGATCTCGATCGGCGTCGGCATCGACTTCGCGATCCATCTCGTCATGCGCTACCGCGAGGAGCTCGCGTACCGAGGCGAACGCGAGTCGGCCCTGCGCGCCGCGGGCGAGGGCACGGGCACGGCGTTGGTGGCGTCGGCGGTCTCGAGCATCGCCGGCTTCGCGATCCTGGCGTTCGCGCCGATGCCGCTGTTCGCCAGCTACGGCCTGCTGACGGCCGTGATGATCGCGCTCGCGCTGGTCGCCACGCTGCTGGTCATCCCGCCGCTGCTGTGGGTGGCCACCGCGCGCCCGGCACCCCCGAGTTCCAACGCGCATGACGGGCGCGTACCGGTCATGACGTCATGA
- a CDS encoding TetR/AcrR family transcriptional regulator, translated as MTTSRADHAYHHGNLPEALLDAVADIVDQRGVDAVSVRAAARHVGVSHTAPMHHFGDKRGLLTAFAVRGFRRFTRALQASGRDDDPEQALRECGAAYVRFASTDTAYFNVMFRPELLDHDDPELSAAGDNAFGVLLDRVARCLEAGDADDPETYRLALYAWAMVHGIAELFVDGPMSKESELTINAAYDLVASVMIAGMRAQPGWRSTASGTG; from the coding sequence GTGACCACCTCTCGGGCGGACCACGCCTACCACCACGGCAACCTGCCCGAGGCCCTGCTGGACGCGGTTGCCGACATCGTGGATCAGCGAGGCGTCGACGCCGTCAGCGTCCGGGCGGCGGCGCGGCACGTGGGCGTGTCGCACACGGCCCCGATGCACCACTTCGGCGACAAGCGCGGTCTGCTCACCGCGTTCGCCGTCCGTGGGTTCCGGCGCTTCACCCGCGCGTTGCAGGCGTCCGGCCGGGACGACGATCCCGAGCAGGCACTGCGCGAGTGCGGCGCGGCGTATGTGAGGTTCGCGAGCACGGACACCGCGTACTTCAACGTCATGTTCCGTCCGGAACTGCTCGACCACGACGACCCCGAGCTGAGCGCGGCGGGTGACAATGCGTTCGGCGTGCTGCTCGACCGGGTCGCGAGATGCCTCGAGGCGGGTGACGCGGACGATCCCGAGACCTACCGACTGGCGCTCTACGCCTGGGCGATGGTCCACGGCATCGCCGAACTGTTCGTCGATGGTCCGATGTCGAAGGAGTCCGAGCTGACGATCAACGCGGCCTACGACCTGGTCGCGTCGGTCATGATCGCCGGGATGCGCGCGCAGCCGGGGTGGCGGTCGACGGCGTCCGGCACCGGCTGA
- the idi gene encoding isopentenyl-diphosphate Delta-isomerase produces the protein MSGPGQVVLLDAEAGVVGAMDKLAAHQRAVRHLAFSVMLRDDDGAILLQRRAEAKYHFAGRWSNACCSHPRPDESVTAAARRRVREELGAACGPLAVSGAFWYRADDPASGLVEHEYDVVLVGAAAALTSYAPDPAEVDDLRFVQPTVVRAALEQRPQQFTPWLAQVLDVTDGGGAPVVADIPV, from the coding sequence ATGAGCGGTCCCGGTCAGGTCGTGCTGCTCGATGCCGAGGCCGGCGTCGTCGGCGCGATGGACAAGCTCGCGGCACATCAGCGTGCCGTGCGCCATCTGGCGTTCTCGGTCATGTTGCGCGACGACGATGGCGCGATCCTGCTGCAACGGCGCGCCGAGGCCAAGTACCACTTCGCCGGACGCTGGTCCAACGCCTGTTGCAGCCACCCGCGGCCGGACGAATCCGTGACGGCGGCGGCCCGACGTCGGGTCCGCGAAGAGCTCGGTGCCGCCTGCGGCCCGCTCGCAGTGTCGGGTGCCTTCTGGTACCGCGCCGACGATCCCGCCTCCGGCCTGGTCGAGCACGAGTACGACGTCGTGCTCGTCGGCGCTGCCGCTGCGCTGACCAGCTACGCCCCCGATCCGGCCGAGGTCGACGACCTGCGGTTCGTGCAGCCCACCGTGGTGCGGGCCGCGCTCGAGCAACGACCGCAGCAGTTCACCCCGTGGCTGGCGCAGGTGCTCGATGTCACGGACGGTGGCGGCGCACCGGTCGTGGCCGACATCCCCGTCTGA
- a CDS encoding peptide chain release factor 3, which translates to MASSPPSSANTDDVRAAASRRRTFAIISHPDAGKTTLTEKFLLFAGAVQEAGAVKSRKQARTTTSDWMELEQQRGISISSTALHFTYGGWCFNLLDTPGHADFSEDTYRTLCAADAAVMVLDSARGLEPQTLKLFKVCRDRGLPIVTFVNKCDRPGLPPLELLDQITAKIGLRPVPLSWPVADGGDFAGIVDRATGDLVRFERTDHGATVGGERREPFADADPGACPPDRWQAAAEEFALLDLEGLTLDRDAFLAGTETPVFFGSALANFGVRMLLERFADLAPAPAPQPVAGGDDRPVEAPFSGLVFKVQANMDPRHRDRVAFIRVNSGRFDRGMTATLARTGRPFQLKYAHQLFAQDRNTVDSAMPGDIVGVVNAAGLQVGDTLYDGPAVRFPRIPTFAPERFALVRNRDTGRYKQFRAGLQQLDEEGVVQVLHRPEFGHQEPVLAGVGQLQFEVAEHRMANEFGCAVSLAPAPWSLARRVDPADADRLRGARRVQLVTNRHDEVLALFESEHVLRWIREDHPDVELSQLGHDRAVATVG; encoded by the coding sequence GTGGCATCCAGCCCACCGTCGTCCGCGAACACCGATGATGTGCGCGCCGCCGCGTCCCGCCGACGCACGTTCGCGATCATCAGCCACCCCGATGCCGGCAAGACGACGCTCACGGAGAAGTTCCTGCTGTTCGCCGGCGCTGTGCAGGAGGCGGGTGCGGTCAAGTCGCGCAAGCAGGCGCGCACCACGACCAGCGACTGGATGGAGCTCGAGCAGCAGCGCGGCATCTCGATCTCGTCGACCGCGTTGCACTTCACCTATGGCGGGTGGTGCTTCAACCTGCTCGACACGCCGGGACACGCCGACTTCAGCGAGGACACCTACCGCACCCTGTGCGCCGCCGATGCCGCGGTGATGGTGCTCGACAGCGCGCGCGGGTTGGAGCCGCAGACGCTCAAGCTGTTCAAGGTGTGTCGCGACCGCGGGCTGCCGATCGTGACGTTCGTCAACAAGTGCGACCGCCCGGGACTGCCGCCGCTCGAGCTGCTGGACCAGATCACCGCCAAGATCGGACTGCGCCCGGTGCCGCTGTCCTGGCCGGTCGCTGACGGCGGGGACTTCGCGGGCATCGTCGACCGCGCCACCGGCGACCTCGTCCGCTTCGAACGTACCGACCACGGCGCGACCGTCGGCGGCGAGCGCCGCGAGCCGTTCGCCGACGCCGACCCCGGGGCGTGCCCGCCCGATCGCTGGCAGGCGGCGGCCGAGGAGTTCGCACTGCTCGACCTCGAGGGGCTGACACTGGACCGCGATGCGTTCCTCGCCGGCACCGAGACACCGGTGTTCTTCGGCAGCGCGCTGGCCAACTTCGGCGTGCGGATGCTGCTCGAGCGCTTCGCCGACCTGGCGCCCGCGCCGGCGCCGCAGCCGGTCGCCGGCGGTGACGACCGACCGGTCGAGGCGCCGTTCTCGGGGCTCGTGTTCAAGGTGCAGGCCAACATGGACCCGCGCCATCGCGACCGGGTCGCCTTCATCCGTGTGAACTCGGGCCGCTTCGACCGGGGCATGACGGCGACGCTGGCGCGGACCGGCCGACCGTTCCAGCTCAAATACGCGCATCAGCTCTTCGCCCAGGACCGCAACACAGTCGACTCGGCGATGCCCGGTGACATCGTCGGCGTCGTCAACGCCGCCGGTCTTCAGGTCGGTGACACGCTCTACGACGGTCCTGCTGTGCGGTTCCCACGGATCCCCACGTTCGCACCCGAGCGCTTCGCGCTGGTGCGCAACCGCGACACGGGCCGGTACAAGCAGTTCCGCGCCGGCCTCCAGCAGCTCGACGAGGAGGGCGTCGTCCAGGTGCTGCACCGTCCCGAGTTCGGACACCAGGAGCCGGTGCTCGCCGGTGTCGGCCAACTGCAGTTCGAGGTGGCCGAACACCGCATGGCGAACGAGTTCGGCTGCGCGGTCAGCCTCGCGCCGGCGCCGTGGTCGCTGGCCCGCCGGGTGGATCCGGCCGACGCCGACCGTCTGCGGGGCGCCCGCCGGGTGCAGCTCGTGACCAACCGCCACGACGAGGTGCTGGCGCTGTTCGAGTCGGAACACGTGCTGCGCTGGATCCGGGAGGACCATCCCGACGTCGAGCTGTCCCAGCTCGGCCACGACCGCGCCGTCGCGACGGTCGGATGA
- a CDS encoding sigma-70 family RNA polymerase sigma factor has translation MDAQVANLVMQARAGERDAWEELIARFDGLIVGIARSFRLGCDDVSDVVQTTWLRVFESIDGIRQPERIGAWIATTARRECLRLLRMAGRERPTDDVDIDEGTPAFAAPGEELVDAEEHAAVRAAVAGLSDRHQRLMGLLMAHTRPSYARVARTLDMPVGSIGPTRMRAIDRLRNDPHVIAIQGIAASR, from the coding sequence ATGGACGCACAGGTCGCCAACCTGGTGATGCAGGCGCGCGCCGGCGAGCGCGACGCCTGGGAGGAGCTGATCGCGCGCTTCGACGGACTGATCGTGGGGATCGCACGGTCGTTCCGCCTGGGCTGCGACGACGTGTCCGACGTCGTGCAGACGACATGGCTGCGCGTGTTCGAGTCGATCGACGGCATCCGTCAGCCCGAGCGGATCGGTGCGTGGATCGCGACGACCGCGCGCCGCGAGTGCCTGCGGTTGCTGCGGATGGCCGGTCGGGAGCGCCCGACCGACGATGTGGACATCGACGAGGGCACGCCGGCGTTCGCTGCACCGGGGGAGGAGCTGGTCGATGCCGAGGAGCACGCTGCGGTCCGGGCCGCCGTGGCCGGGTTGTCCGACCGGCACCAGCGGCTGATGGGCCTGCTGATGGCGCACACCCGGCCGTCGTACGCCAGGGTGGCGAGAACTCTGGACATGCCGGTCGGCAGCATCGGCCCGACGCGCATGCGGGCCATCGACCGGCTGCGCAACGATCCGCACGTGATCGCCATCCAGGGGATCGCCGCCTCCCGGTGA
- a CDS encoding AAA family ATPase → MTELLGRAPERARLRSMLDDVRGGDSRAVVIRGEAGIGKSALLLHAVELAEEFVVLRTTGYESESEIPFAGLSDILRPITGHMASLPPPQRAALESTLALAPTERTSHFAVCAATLGILAAVAEDGPVLVAVDDAHWIDPSSAEALRFTARRLHGEGIAMLLAARPTPRDHVVDAGIPTLELDGLDDDAAGRLVDRHAPHGVSDAVRRRLVETSRGNPLALTEIPTLIRDDGPPGRMPLPAGASLERVFDARLGDVPVATRRALTIAAADQSGELTPITSALDQAGLGIVALEPAERGRIVAVGDGKVSFQHPLLRSTAYHGASLASRCAAHRALADAYELVPGDRAADARAWHLAAAALAPDDEVAYALHDMGARARVRGAYVEAARAFERAAELTRASEPRIRRLTQAAKCWQLAGRVGRAGRLLADAPDAVTDPVARAEVQHLRGYVRMWQEAPVGVTPLLEREAEAVVDLDPDRAARMLADAAVPAFMLGEVGTALALAERARRVSRRGGTTTRRVADVMLAVCRATHGDRHGARELLEPVHSWLEGQSTLRRAQETIFTAMIAMWLEDLERADALLERLTSECRQHSALGVLPYPLALRSGVDLRLGRWQQGVARAAESVQLAQETHQANAYGVFFLGHLYAARGDHAEAEEHLSRAEHLADRYRIGCMPLYTAAARGLLELGDGDIDGAAARLTRLRDDMHGMGVADVMLVQPAGDLAEALVRSGRTDEAARLIDDEVQPAARDGSVRAAWTRERIRGLSDGTLAGVAHFDAALELHRMLRWPFERARTLLCYGEVLRRNRRRTDARTHLRTALDLFAQLGAATWAERARVELAATGEHMTSHVVGGDVKLTPQELQVALAVAEGATNAEAAASLFLSAKTVEYHLSKIYRKAGLSSRDELAVLMSAAA, encoded by the coding sequence ATGACGGAGCTCCTGGGGCGCGCACCCGAACGTGCGCGCCTGCGCAGCATGCTCGACGACGTCCGCGGCGGCGACAGCAGGGCCGTCGTCATCCGGGGCGAGGCCGGCATCGGCAAGAGCGCGCTGCTGTTGCACGCCGTGGAACTGGCCGAAGAGTTCGTCGTGCTGCGTACGACGGGGTACGAGTCGGAGTCCGAGATCCCGTTCGCCGGGCTGTCAGACATCCTGCGACCGATCACCGGGCACATGGCGTCGCTGCCGCCGCCGCAGCGTGCTGCGCTCGAGAGCACGCTGGCGCTCGCGCCGACCGAGCGCACCAGCCACTTCGCAGTGTGCGCGGCCACGTTGGGGATCCTTGCAGCGGTGGCCGAGGACGGCCCGGTCCTGGTCGCGGTCGACGACGCGCACTGGATCGACCCGTCGTCAGCGGAGGCCCTGCGGTTCACCGCACGGCGTCTCCACGGCGAGGGCATCGCCATGCTGCTCGCGGCGCGACCCACACCACGTGATCACGTCGTCGACGCGGGGATCCCGACATTGGAGCTGGACGGGCTGGACGACGACGCGGCCGGTCGACTGGTCGACCGCCACGCCCCGCACGGCGTCAGCGACGCGGTGCGTCGCCGCCTTGTCGAGACGTCGCGCGGCAACCCGCTGGCGCTGACCGAGATCCCGACGCTGATCCGCGACGACGGTCCGCCCGGTCGCATGCCGCTGCCCGCCGGCGCGTCCCTCGAGCGCGTGTTCGACGCGCGCCTGGGGGACGTGCCCGTGGCGACCCGTCGTGCGCTGACCATCGCCGCGGCCGACCAGTCCGGCGAGCTGACGCCCATCACGTCGGCCCTCGACCAGGCCGGCCTGGGCATCGTCGCCCTCGAGCCAGCGGAGCGTGGACGGATCGTGGCAGTCGGCGACGGCAAGGTCAGCTTCCAGCACCCGCTGCTGCGATCGACCGCCTACCACGGCGCATCGCTGGCCAGCCGGTGCGCCGCCCATCGTGCACTCGCGGACGCGTACGAGCTCGTCCCCGGTGACCGGGCTGCGGACGCGCGCGCGTGGCACCTCGCCGCGGCGGCGTTGGCTCCCGACGACGAGGTGGCGTACGCGCTGCACGACATGGGGGCCCGCGCGCGCGTACGCGGCGCCTACGTCGAGGCGGCCAGAGCGTTCGAGCGCGCCGCTGAGTTGACACGGGCGTCCGAACCGCGGATCCGGCGCCTGACCCAGGCCGCCAAGTGCTGGCAGCTGGCGGGCCGGGTCGGCCGTGCCGGCCGATTGCTCGCCGACGCGCCCGACGCCGTCACCGACCCCGTCGCGCGCGCCGAGGTCCAGCACCTCCGCGGCTACGTCCGCATGTGGCAGGAGGCGCCGGTGGGCGTGACGCCGCTGCTCGAGCGCGAGGCCGAGGCCGTGGTCGACCTGGATCCCGATCGCGCGGCACGGATGCTGGCCGACGCCGCCGTGCCCGCCTTCATGCTCGGGGAGGTCGGGACCGCGTTGGCCCTGGCCGAGCGGGCGCGACGCGTCAGCCGCCGGGGCGGTACGACGACCCGTCGCGTGGCCGACGTGATGCTGGCCGTCTGTCGCGCCACCCACGGGGACCGGCACGGCGCGCGCGAACTGCTCGAGCCCGTCCACAGCTGGCTCGAGGGGCAGTCGACGCTACGGCGCGCGCAGGAGACCATCTTCACGGCGATGATCGCGATGTGGCTGGAGGACCTGGAACGCGCGGACGCGCTGCTTGAGCGCCTGACGTCGGAGTGCCGACAGCACAGCGCGCTGGGAGTGCTGCCGTATCCGCTGGCACTGCGCTCGGGGGTCGACCTGCGCCTCGGCCGCTGGCAGCAGGGGGTGGCGCGCGCCGCAGAATCGGTGCAGCTGGCACAGGAGACCCACCAGGCCAACGCCTACGGCGTGTTCTTCCTCGGTCACCTGTACGCCGCGCGTGGGGACCACGCCGAGGCGGAGGAGCACCTGTCACGGGCAGAGCACCTCGCGGACAGGTACCGCATCGGCTGCATGCCGCTGTACACGGCTGCCGCGCGCGGGTTGCTGGAGCTCGGTGACGGCGACATCGACGGCGCCGCCGCCCGCCTCACCCGGCTGCGCGACGACATGCACGGGATGGGCGTCGCCGACGTCATGCTGGTCCAACCAGCCGGCGATCTGGCCGAGGCGCTCGTGCGTTCCGGACGGACCGACGAGGCGGCGCGCCTGATCGACGACGAGGTACAGCCGGCGGCACGTGACGGGTCCGTGCGGGCGGCCTGGACGCGGGAGCGCATCCGCGGGCTGTCCGACGGCACCCTCGCCGGCGTGGCGCACTTCGACGCAGCCCTCGAGCTGCACCGGATGCTGCGCTGGCCCTTCGAACGCGCACGCACGCTGCTGTGCTACGGCGAGGTGCTGCGCCGCAACCGTCGGCGCACCGATGCACGGACGCACCTGCGCACCGCGCTCGACCTGTTCGCGCAGCTCGGTGCCGCGACGTGGGCCGAGCGCGCCCGCGTCGAGCTCGCGGCGACCGGTGAGCACATGACCTCTCACGTGGTCGGCGGCGACGTGAAGCTCACACCGCAGGAGCTGCAGGTGGCCCTGGCCGTGGCGGAGGGCGCGACCAACGCCGAAGCCGCCGCGTCACTGTTCCTCAGCGCAAAGACGGTCGAGTACCACCTGAGCAAGATCTACCGCAAGGCCGGCCTGTCGTCGCGCGACGAGCTCGCGGTGCTGATGTCGGCCGCGGCCTGA